The following proteins are encoded in a genomic region of Fusarium keratoplasticum isolate Fu6.1 chromosome 9, whole genome shotgun sequence:
- a CDS encoding Sec2p domain-containing protein: MSSTMVMTMAAPPIASDDSPCCPGCGYALPLDHTQVQLLEAQARIVDLENQVRLLNEKASAAVDRWADYEDELTRLRAQLASSPTQKQLPTTPTNTRMSFLQSGTSRLSALLSPRKSHPDLGTIETNPSRPPNQRSASSGSHHQLQPPPSPSAEDLLEALSREQNLRKEAETKVAATSQEVEELSAALFEQANEMVAEERRARAKLEQRVDELERRDMEKRRRLDKLEGAMNRIERVRLLLAEAEQDVESSKQTVKEIEDLERQQEEENRRIAQRRTAGSVPESIKVPESVKENGDADSTHTHETQR, encoded by the coding sequence ATGTCCTCAACAATGGTCATGACCATGGCGGCACCGCCCATCGCTTCCGACGACTCCCCATGCTGCCCCGGCTGCGGTTATGCCCTCCCCCTCGATCACACCCAggtccagctcctcgaggcccAGGCCCGTatcgtcgacctcgagaacCAGGTTCGCCTGCTCAACGAAAAGGCCTCGGCCGCCGTTGACCGGTGGGCAGACTACGAGGATGAGCTCACGAGACTCCGCGCCCAACTCGCCTCGTCCCCGACACAAAAACAACTTCCCACCACGCCCACGAATACCCGCATGTCTTTCCTCCAGAGCGGCACAAGTCGCCTCTctgctctcctctccccgcGAAAATCACATCCCGATCTTGGCACCATCGAGACAAATCCCTCTCGCCCACCCAACCAGCGATCCGCTAGCAGCGGGTCGCACCACCAGCTACAACCTCCACCTTCCCCATCGGCTGAGGATCTGCTGGAGGCGCTGAGCCGAGAGCAGAATCTGcgcaaggaggccgagaccaaggtcgCCGCCACGAGccaggaggtggaggagttGAGCGCCGCCCTGTTCGAGCAGGCCAACGAGATGGTCGCCGAGGAGCGACGAGCACGTGCCAAGCTAGAGCAGCGGGTAGACGAGCTGGAGAGACGAGACATGGAGAAACGGAGGAGGCTGGACAAGCTGGAAGGGGCCATGAATAGGATTGAGAGGGtgaggctgctgctcgccgaggctgagcaggATGTTGAGTCGAGTAAGCAGAcggtcaaggagatcgaggatcttgagaggcagcaggaggaggagaacagGAGAATTGCCCAGCGGAGGACAGCTGGCTCGGTACCTGAAAGCATCAAAGTACCTGAGAGCGTCAAAGAGAACGGAGACGCAGATTCTACCCACACACACGAAACACAACGATGA